Genomic DNA from Phaeobacter porticola:
GCGCTGGCCACGGCGCTGTCAGATCTGGGCTATGAGTGTCTTGAGGCCGCGCAGGCAGCGCATCAGTCCCGCAGTGCCGCCGCCGCCCGTGTGCAAGAGGCCGAGGCCACGCTCACGGCCCTGGCCCCTAAAGGGCGCGGCGCGTTGGTGCAGGCGTTGGGTGCCTTGCCGAAACAGCCAGATCCTGAAGAGGCAGACTCAAACACGGCGGAAACAACGCCTGATCGCGTCGCGCTGGAACACGCTCTTAGCGCCGCAGAAGAGCAGCAAACCACAGCCGAGGCGCTGTTGGAACAGGCCCGCGCCGAGGACGGCGAGGCACGCCAGATCACCCATGCGGCCCGCGCCACCGAAGAGGCGGCCATCGCGCAGCTGGCGCAGATCGAACAGGCCCTTGGCGACCTTGCAGTGGCCCGCGCGCAGTTGGACCAGCTTCAGGCCGCGCAACCTGCTCTTGATGCGGCGGTGATCACTGCCCGCGAGGCCGACGCCCGCCTTGCCGCCGATGCCCCGGATCTTGATCAGATCCGCGCCAGTTGTCAGCGCGCCAGAACGGTGCTGGAGGCGGCACAGGCCCGCGCCCAGGATATCGCCCGTGATCTCGCCGTTCTGGAGGCGCGCATCAGCACCCATGCCAGCCACGCGGTTGAGGAAGATTTGTCCGAGGTGACAGATCAGCTGTCGGTGGCCGAGGCTGCCCATGATGCGCTGCTGTTCGAGGTGGCCACCTTAAGTCGGTTGGATCAGGCACTTGAGGCTGCACAGGCGGGCGCACAGGCGCAGTATCTTGGTCCGCTGATGGCAGAGCTGACGCCGCTGTTGCGCCGTCTATGGCCGGAAGCTGCGCTACAACTCGATGCCGACAGCGTGTTGCCGAGCCAATTGGCGCGCGGCGCGGCAGAGGAACAGCTGACCCAGCTTTCGGGCGGCACACAGGAGCAGCTGGCGCTGATGGTGCGGCTGGCTTTTGCGCGGCTCCTGGCCAAATCGGGCCGAGGCATTCCGGTCATCCTCGACGATGCGCTGGCCTATACCGATGATGCCCGCATCGAGGCGCTGTTTGATGCGCTGACGCTTCAGGCCAATGACCTACAGATTCTGGTGTTTTCCTGCCGCCAAAAGAGTTTTCGCGATCTTGGCGGCACCAGTCTGACGATCCGCCCGGCGCAGGGCATTGCCTGATGCGGCGAGGGCGTTAGTCGCGCAGCTCGTCCGGGGCCACGCCCCACAGCTTTTCCTTGGGGGCCCAGCCACGATAGCCGCCGGCCGATATTGAACACCAGCTGACATCGCATTGTCCCAAACGCGCCACCACGCCCAGCTCAAAGGCCGCTGTGACCGGTGCGCTGGGTTCGGGACGGGCATGAACCGTCAACATGTCTTCTTCGATCAACACGGTGCGCGCGCCGGAGAGCAGCGCATAATGCACCCAGCCGCCCGCGCCGTCGCGGTCCCGCACCCGACGCCAATGGCCATATTCAGCGGTAATCTCCAGCGGCATGCCGCGTCGTTTGAACACCCAGTCGATCTTATGGGTCAGGGAAGGGCCACGGCGTACATTGCCCTCGGCGGCCTTCATCGACACAAAACGGGGCAGCGGCAGATTGGTCACTGCGCCACGCGCCTCTTTTGCATTGGTTACGGCGGGGGTTATTGCCCCAGCCAACCCAATCAGGATCACGCCGACCACGGCCAACCGGGACCGCAGATAAGATGCCGAAATGTTCACTGCCTGCTCGCTTCTGCTTGTCGCTGTCTGTTGCCTGCTGATACCAACCCGAAATCGGCGCATTCCTTGCTGATCTGCCCCGGATCTGATGTCCGGGTGCTATCAGTTTTGAAAAAGAAAGCCGCGTCACAAAGGCCGGAGGGCGGGATGGGTTCTTGTGCCTGCCCGCGTCCTGCGCCACGATGCCATGAGGTCAAAGTAATTGCAAAGCCGAGGGAGAGCAGCAGTGGCAAGAGAACGTCTGAGTGTTGTCGTAACGCGACGGTTGCCGGAGCCGGTCGAGACGCGGTTGAGCGAATTGTTCGATGTGCGCTTGCGCGACGACGACACCCCAATGAGCCGCGCCGAATTGGCCGCCGCGCTCAAGGACGCCGATGTGCTGGTGCCGACTGTCACGGATGAGATCGACGCAGGGCTGCTGGGGCAAGCCGGTGACCGGCTGAAGCTGATTGCGAATTATGGCGCCGGGGTTGATCATATTGATGTGGCAACCGCCCGCCAGCGCGGCATTCTGGTGTCCAACACCCCCGGCGTGCTGACGGATGACACCGCCGACATGGCAATGGCGCTGATCATGGCGGTGGTGCGCCGCATCCCCGAAGGCCTTGCAGTCATGCAAAAAGGCGATTGGCAAGGCTGGTCACCAACGGCGCTTTTGGGGGGGCGGCTTGCGGGGCGACGTCTGGGCATTCTGGGCATGGGCAGCATCGGTCAGGCCGTGGCAAAACGCGCAGCGGCCTTTGGGATGCAGGTCCATTACCACAACCGCCGCCGCCTGCGGCCGGAGATCGAGCAACGGTTTGAGGCCACCTATTGGGAAAGTCTTGACCAGATGGTGGCGCGGATGGATGTACTGTCCATCAATTGCCCCTCCACGCCGTCGACCTTTCACCTGATGAATGCACGGCGGCTTAAGCTGATGAAACCGGATGCGGTGATCGTCAACACCTCGCGGGGCGAGGTGATTGATGAACACGCGCTGACCCGAATGTTGCGCAGCAGCGAAATCGCGGGCGCGGGTCTCGACGTCTATGAACACGGCACCAATATCAACCCACGCCTGCGTGAATTGGAAAACGTCGTGCTGCTGCCGCATATGGGCTCGGCCACGCTTGAGGGCCGCTTGGAGATGGGCGAAAAAGTTCTTTTGAACATCAAGACATTCGAGGACGGTCACCGGCCACCGGATCAGGTCGTGCCGTCCATGCTCTAGGGTTGCTGACGCAGCCCGTCATTTCTTGAGGGAGGCGACGTTATGAAACATCTGTTCTGGGCCGGCATATTGCTGGCAGCAACACCCGCTTGGGCACAGGAGGCGGCAGATGCTGTCGCGCCGGAAGGTGCCGCCGAAACCGCAGATGCTGGGTTTGCGGCAATCAGCGAGGAGGTCGCGGCTGCCATCGAGGCCAAGGAAGAAGGCACCCCGGTCGAGGCTGACAATTGGATGGTTGCCGCCGCCAATCCGCATGCGGTGTCAGCGGGGGCAGAGGTGCTGCGCGCAGGCGGGACCGCTGCGGATGCCATGGTGGCCGTGCAGACCGTTCTGGGACTGGTGGAGCCGCAGTCCTCAGGTCTTGGCGGCGGGGCATTTCTGGTCTGGTATGATGCAGCCACGGGCGAAGTGACAACACTGGATGGCCGTGAAACCGCGCCTCTGGCGGCGACGCCGACGCTGTTTCAGGACGACTCAGGCGAGCCGCTGAAATTCTACGATGCCGTGGTTGGTGGCCGCTCTATCGGCACCCCCGGAACACCTGCCTTGCTAGAAGCTGCGCATCGGCGCTGGGGTCGCGCCGCCTGGCCCGGCCTGTTCACCGCAGCCATTGACCTGGCAGAAGATGGCTTTGCCGTTTCGCCCCGGCTGGCCGGTCTGATCGAAAAAGACGCCGACCGCCTGTCGCGCTGGTCGGATACCGCCGATTACTTCTTGCCCGGTGGCACGCCGCTGGCGGTGGGCAGCACGCTGAAGAACCCCGCATACGCGGATACCCTGCGCCGCCTCGCAGCGGAGGGTGCGCGCGGGTTCTATTCTGGCCCCGTGGCCGAGGCGATCACCAGTGCGGTGCGCGGTGCCGAGGGCAATCCCGGTGTCCTCTCAGCGATGGATCTGGCGCTTTATCAGGTGAAGGAACGCCCCGCCGTCTGTGTGGCCTATCGCGCGTTTGAGGCCTGCGGCATGGGGCCGCCTTCGTCCGGGGCGCTGACCGTGGGGCAGATCCTCGGCATGCTCGGCAATTACGATCTGGCGGAACTGGGCGCAGATAACCCCGATGCCTGGCGGTTGATCGGCGATGCCTCGCGGCTCGCTTTTGCCGACCGGGGGCGGTACATGGCCGATAGTGATTTCGTGCCGATGCCGACACAGGGGCTGGTGGCGCAGGACTACCTCGCAACACGCGCCACGCTGCTCAGCGGCGATGACGCCCTGCCGGCGGTGAATGCAGGCGCGCCGGAATTTGACCATGCGCTGCTGCTGGCCGATGACGAGTCGATTGAACTGCCCTCAACCTCGCATATCTCCGTCGTCGATCAATATGGCAATGTGCTGTCGATGACGACCACCATCGAAAACGGTTTTGGCTCACGGCTGATGGCGGCCGGATTTCTGCTCAACAACGAGCTGACAGATTTCTCCTTCCGCAGCCACCGTGAGGGGGTGCCGATTGCCAACCGGCTGGAGCCGGGCAAGCGTCCACGCTCCTCCATGGCGCCCACCATTGTGCTGAAGGATGGCGAGCCGGTGCTTGCCGTAGGCTCTCCCGGTGGCAGCCGCATCATCGGCTATGTCGCCAAGACGATCATCGCCTGGGCCGATTGGGGCATGGATGTGCAGCAGGCGGTGGCGCTGCCCCATGCGGTGAACCGCTTTGGCACCTATGATGTGGAGGCGGGCACAAGCGCCGAGGATATGACGCAGCCGCTCACCGATATGGGGTTTGAGGTCAATGCCCGCGACCTGACCTCTGGTCTGCATTTGATCGAAATCGGTGACGGGCTGAAAGGCGGCGCAGATCCACGCCGCGAAGGCATCGCACTTGGCGAGTGACATCGTCGCCCGGCCACATCCGGCCGGGCGACCGATATGCTACCGACTACTGGGTATTGCTGGACCTTTGCACTGCTGTGTAAGTTAACAGGTGAAGTGCCGGGCAATCGTCCGGCACGCGCCTATTCAGGGGGATAAGACCATGGTGCAGGCCACAACATTGCCGCGCAATGAGGCCGGTATCAACGCGGCGATTGACGTGTTGAAACAACGCTTTGGTGAGCAGCTGCAGACCGGGCAGGCGATCCGCGAACAGCATGGCCACACCACCACATGGATCACCAATCAGCCGCCGGATGCGGTGCTCTTTCCGACCTCCACCGATGAGGTCGCTGAAATCGTCAGAACCTGCGCCGACTACGGCGTCCCGGTGATCCCCTATGGCACCGGCACCTCGCTGGAGGGCCATGTCAACGCCCCCGCGGGCGGGATCTGCGTGGATATGATGCGGATGGACAAGATCCTTGCCGTCCATGCCGAAGACTTGGATGTGGTGGTGCAGCCGGGGGTGACCCGCGAGCAGCTCAACACCTATCTGCGCGATCAGGGCCTGTTCTTCCCGATTGACCCCGGCGCCAATGCCTCGCTCGGCGGTATGGCCGCGACCCGCGCCTCTGGCACCAATGCGGTGCGCTATGGCACGATGAAGGACAATGTGCTGGCGCTTGAGGCGGTGATGGCGGACGGCGGGGTGATCCGCACCGCGCAGAGGGCCAAGAAATCCTCCGCCGGCTACGATATGACCCGCCTGTTGGTCGGCAGCGAAGGCACCCTTGGCCTGATGACCGAGTTGACCCTGCGCCTGCAGGGCATCCCGGAAGCGATCCGCTCGGCGCGCTGTGCCTTCCGCAGTGTGGATGACGCCTGCCGCGCGGTGATGATGACCATCCAATACGGCATCCCGGTGTCCCGGATCGAATTGCTGGACGAGATGAGCGTGCGCGCCGCCAATGCCTATTCCGGCCTCGACCTGCCGGAAATGCCGCTATTGCTGCTGGAGTTCCACGGCTCAGAGGCGGGCGTGGTGGAACAGGCGGATACCTTCGCCCAGATCGCTGAGGAATTCGGCGGTTTTGATATCGCGGCGACCTCCACCGCAGAGGAGCGCAGCAAACTCTGGCAGGCGCGCCATGATATGTATTGGGCCAGCCTGCAGCTGCGGCCCGGTGCCAAGGGGATTTCCACCGACGTCTGTGTGCCGATCTCCAAACTGGCCGAATGTGTCAGCGCCGCGCGCGCGAAAGCCGAAGAGATGGGCCTCCTTGCGCCGATGGTGGGCCATGTCGGCGATGGCAATTTCCACGCGTTGCTGCTGATCGACATGGACAGCGACGCGGAACGGGAAGCCGCCGATGTTTATGTCGGCTGGCTGAATGAGTTGGCGATCTCCATGGAGGGCACCTGCACCGGGGAACATGGTATCGGTCAGGGCAAACGCCCCTATCTGCAGCAGGAACTGGGCGGGGCCACCCGCTATATGGCCGCGATCAAGGCGGCATTGGACCCTGAGAATATCCTCAACCCCGGCAAGATTCTGGAGATTTGAGGTCTGCCTGCCGACAGCACAGCGCGCCAGTCTGACGTCGGAATTTGAGTATTTCAGGAAAGGTGACAGGCTGGACCTCGCTCTGTCACCTTTCCTGAAATACTCACGGCGCTGCCCTTGCAGGTGCAGAGGACGGCCCGTTGCGAAGTCGCCGCACGGTGGGCTTACCTTTGCCCAATCTGAAACTGTCACGATCTGAGCTGATCGCGATCACCGCCGGGACTGACATCCCCGGCACTTTGGAACAGGGCCCTTGGCAGGGGCACGCACAACCGACGTTCAGCGTGCGGGGCAGATTGTCCCGTCCCGCCTCCGCTTCTGGCGGCGCCGCCACTTCTTATTGCTTTTAGTTCTGGCCGTATATCAGCCCCGAGCAAAAGGCCGCATCAGACCCTAAGAGACCGATACTCCGGCAGGGCAGTGCCCCGACCGGACCAAAGCCATGCGCAGCGTTGCCTGTGCAAACCCGAACCGCAAATCGCGGCCATGACCGCGAAAACCGACAGGGGGCGGGCAGAAACCTGCATTCCGGGCGACGCTAGGTCGGTTTTGTCATGTTTTGGGTCGGATGGATTTGGCGCAAAATCTACAGGCGAGGCATAACTCCCTGCAAACGAGTCATCATTTTCCGGAGAGCGGGCCCATGAAAACCCAAGTCAAAGCATTGGTCGTCGGCGGTGGCGCTGTCGGCACCTCGATCGCCTATCACCTTGCCAAAGCAGGCTGGGACGACGTCATGCTGATTGAGCGTGACGAGCTGACCTCCGGTTCCACTTGGCACGCGGCGGGTCTCTTGCCGCTGTTCAACATGTCCTATGCGACCACCCATATTCACAAATACTCGGTCGATTTCTACAAGACCCTTGAGGAAGAAACCGGCCTGAACGCAGGTTTCGCCGTGGTGGGCAACCTGCGGATGGCCCAGACTCAGGATCGCATGGATGAATATATGCTCTATGCCTCCACCGCCGAGACCTGCGATGTCGACTACGAATGGCTGACCCCGGATCAGATCAAGGAACGCTGGCCGCTGATCGAGACCGGCGATCTTAAGGGCGCGATCTACCACGCCGAAGATGGCTATATTAACCCCGCCGATGTGACCCAGGCGATGGCCAAGGGCGCCCGTCAGCGCGGCGTTGAGATCCACCGCAAGCTGCAGGCTGACGATTTCCACTGGAACGGCACCCATTGGGAAGTCACCTGTACCAAGATGATCGAGAAGGGCGGCAACCTGATCGAGAGCGACGAGAAAGTCGTGATCACCGCCGAGCATGTCGTCACCGCCTCCGGCAACCACGCGCAGCGCACTGCCAAGATGCTGGGCATCAAGATGCCGGCGATCCCGGTCGAGCACACGTTCATCGTCATGGACAAGGACCCCGAGCTGGTCAAATGGCGCGAAGCAGGCAACCCCGAGCACCCCGTTATTCGCGACGCCGACAACGAATCCTATGCACGCGAGGAGCGTGGTGGCTGGATCCTCGGCATCTATGAGCACGGCGCGCCCGCGCGCTTTGAACATGGCGTGCCCGACAGCTTCCGGGCAGACCTGTTCCCGCTGGATCTGGACCGGATTGCCGACCAGTATATGGCGATGGCCGAGCGTGTGCCCTCCTGCGCCGAATCCGGCCTCAAGGACGAT
This window encodes:
- the ggt gene encoding gamma-glutamyltransferase, encoding MKHLFWAGILLAATPAWAQEAADAVAPEGAAETADAGFAAISEEVAAAIEAKEEGTPVEADNWMVAAANPHAVSAGAEVLRAGGTAADAMVAVQTVLGLVEPQSSGLGGGAFLVWYDAATGEVTTLDGRETAPLAATPTLFQDDSGEPLKFYDAVVGGRSIGTPGTPALLEAAHRRWGRAAWPGLFTAAIDLAEDGFAVSPRLAGLIEKDADRLSRWSDTADYFLPGGTPLAVGSTLKNPAYADTLRRLAAEGARGFYSGPVAEAITSAVRGAEGNPGVLSAMDLALYQVKERPAVCVAYRAFEACGMGPPSSGALTVGQILGMLGNYDLAELGADNPDAWRLIGDASRLAFADRGRYMADSDFVPMPTQGLVAQDYLATRATLLSGDDALPAVNAGAPEFDHALLLADDESIELPSTSHISVVDQYGNVLSMTTTIENGFGSRLMAAGFLLNNELTDFSFRSHREGVPIANRLEPGKRPRSSMAPTIVLKDGEPVLAVGSPGGSRIIGYVAKTIIAWADWGMDVQQAVALPHAVNRFGTYDVEAGTSAEDMTQPLTDMGFEVNARDLTSGLHLIEIGDGLKGGADPRREGIALGE
- a CDS encoding SH3 domain-containing protein; translated protein: MNISASYLRSRLAVVGVILIGLAGAITPAVTNAKEARGAVTNLPLPRFVSMKAAEGNVRRGPSLTHKIDWVFKRRGMPLEITAEYGHWRRVRDRDGAGGWVHYALLSGARTVLIEEDMLTVHARPEPSAPVTAAFELGVVARLGQCDVSWCSISAGGYRGWAPKEKLWGVAPDELRD
- a CDS encoding 2-hydroxyacid dehydrogenase, with product MARERLSVVVTRRLPEPVETRLSELFDVRLRDDDTPMSRAELAAALKDADVLVPTVTDEIDAGLLGQAGDRLKLIANYGAGVDHIDVATARQRGILVSNTPGVLTDDTADMAMALIMAVVRRIPEGLAVMQKGDWQGWSPTALLGGRLAGRRLGILGMGSIGQAVAKRAAAFGMQVHYHNRRRLRPEIEQRFEATYWESLDQMVARMDVLSINCPSTPSTFHLMNARRLKLMKPDAVIVNTSRGEVIDEHALTRMLRSSEIAGAGLDVYEHGTNINPRLRELENVVLLPHMGSATLEGRLEMGEKVLLNIKTFEDGHRPPDQVVPSML
- a CDS encoding FAD-binding oxidoreductase, coding for MVQATTLPRNEAGINAAIDVLKQRFGEQLQTGQAIREQHGHTTTWITNQPPDAVLFPTSTDEVAEIVRTCADYGVPVIPYGTGTSLEGHVNAPAGGICVDMMRMDKILAVHAEDLDVVVQPGVTREQLNTYLRDQGLFFPIDPGANASLGGMAATRASGTNAVRYGTMKDNVLALEAVMADGGVIRTAQRAKKSSAGYDMTRLLVGSEGTLGLMTELTLRLQGIPEAIRSARCAFRSVDDACRAVMMTIQYGIPVSRIELLDEMSVRAANAYSGLDLPEMPLLLLEFHGSEAGVVEQADTFAQIAEEFGGFDIAATSTAEERSKLWQARHDMYWASLQLRPGAKGISTDVCVPISKLAECVSAARAKAEEMGLLAPMVGHVGDGNFHALLLIDMDSDAEREAADVYVGWLNELAISMEGTCTGEHGIGQGKRPYLQQELGGATRYMAAIKAALDPENILNPGKILEI